Proteins encoded in a region of the Pyxidicoccus trucidator genome:
- a CDS encoding RCC1 domain-containing protein, producing MEVSKRVGSAVLRVFWLVCGLLGASACLREEPAPGLETQGNALALLARVSVTAGSEHSLALKEDGTVWAWGYNFFGQLGDGTTTNRMAPTQVPGLTGVRTLMAGSFHSLALKEDGSVWAWGSNFEGQLGDGTTTHRPTPARVSDLTGVVALAAGGFHSLALKEDGTVWAWGGNFSGQLGDGTDHSQLEPVQVPDLTGVVALAAGANHSLALKADGSVWAWGSNLDGELGDGTNTDRRVPVHVPGLTRVVALSASGFHSMALKADGSVWMWGYNDFGQLGDGTTTSRPVPGLVPGLTGVVGLATGGDHSLALKADGSVWGWGRNAYGQLGDGTRNSRPQVVPTQVPGLTGGVALAAGDSHSLVLKSDGSIWAWGFNDSGQVGDGIPPRYTRPTPSQLTHSRALAAGGDHSLALQADGSVWAWGSNSQGQLGDGTDLSRWVPGQVPGLTGVVALAAGFSHSLALKADGSVWAWGSNSQGQLGDGTRTFRPAPIQVPGLTGVTALSASINHSLALQADGTVWAWGFNDTGQLGDGTNTNRPVPGQVPGLTGVVALSAGIGYSLALKADGTVWAWGSNSQGQLGDGTRTTRRTPHPVSALTGVTALAAGNSSSLALKADGTVWAWGNNGAGQLGDGTTASRLTPGPVPGLGGVRALSAKSSHVVALKLDGTVWSWGFNSSGQLGDGTFSSRLSPGQVQGLTEVVAIATGAAHTFAVSSDGTLEAWGNNDDGELGNGTSAYRLSPSQVW from the coding sequence ATGGAAGTCAGCAAGCGCGTCGGGTCTGCTGTCTTGAGAGTCTTCTGGCTGGTGTGTGGGCTCCTGGGAGCCTCCGCGTGTCTGCGAGAGGAGCCCGCCCCGGGGCTGGAGACCCAGGGGAACGCGCTCGCCCTGCTGGCGCGGGTGTCGGTGACGGCGGGCTCCGAGCACTCCCTGGCGCTGAAGGAAGACGGCACCGTGTGGGCCTGGGGCTACAACTTCTTCGGCCAACTGGGCGATGGGACGACCACGAACCGGATGGCGCCCACCCAGGTGCCCGGCCTCACGGGCGTGCGGACCCTGATGGCAGGCAGCTTTCATTCGCTGGCACTCAAGGAGGACGGCTCCGTCTGGGCCTGGGGCTCCAATTTCGAGGGCCAACTGGGCGATGGGACGACCACCCACCGGCCGACCCCTGCCCGGGTGTCTGACCTCACCGGCGTGGTGGCCCTGGCCGCGGGCGGCTTCCACTCGCTGGCACTCAAGGAGGACGGCACCGTGTGGGCCTGGGGCGGCAACTTCTCCGGTCAGTTGGGGGATGGGACGGACCACTCCCAGTTGGAGCCTGTCCAGGTGCCGGACCTCACTGGCGTCGTGGCCCTGGCCGCGGGCGCCAACCACTCGCTGGCGCTCAAGGCCGACGGCTCCGTCTGGGCCTGGGGCTCCAACTTGGATGGCGAGCTGGGCGACGGGACGAACACGGACCGGCGGGTGCCTGTCCATGTCCCCGGCCTGACCCGAGTGGTGGCCCTGTCCGCGAGCGGCTTTCATTCGATGGCGCTCAAGGCCGACGGCTCCGTGTGGATGTGGGGCTACAACGACTTCGGCCAACTGGGGGATGGGACGACCACCTCCCGGCCGGTGCCGGGTCTGGTGCCGGGCCTCACCGGCGTGGTGGGCCTGGCCACGGGCGGCGACCACTCGCTGGCGCTCAAGGCCGATGGCTCCGTCTGGGGCTGGGGCCGCAACGCCTACGGCCAGTTGGGGGATGGAACCCGGAACTCCCGGCCCCAGGTGGTGCCGACGCAGGTGCCTGGCCTCACGGGAGGAGTGGCCCTGGCCGCTGGCGACTCCCACTCCCTGGTGCTCAAGTCCGACGGCTCCATCTGGGCCTGGGGCTTCAACGACTCCGGGCAGGTCGGCGACGGAATTCCGCCCCGATACACCCGGCCGACTCCCTCGCAGCTCACCCACAGCCGGGCACTGGCGGCTGGCGGCGACCACTCGCTGGCGCTCCAGGCCGACGGCTCCGTCTGGGCCTGGGGCTCCAACAGCCAGGGACAGTTGGGGGATGGGACGGACCTTTCCCGGTGGGTGCCTGGCCAGGTGCCCGGCCTCACCGGCGTGGTGGCCCTGGCCGCGGGCTTCAGCCACTCGCTGGCGCTCAAGGCCGACGGCTCCGTCTGGGCCTGGGGCTCCAACAGCCAGGGACAGTTGGGAGATGGGACGAGGACCTTCCGGCCGGCGCCCATCCAGGTGCCAGGCCTCACCGGCGTGACGGCCCTGTCCGCGAGCATCAACCACTCGCTGGCACTCCAGGCGGACGGCACCGTCTGGGCCTGGGGCTTCAACGACACGGGCCAGTTGGGGGATGGGACGAACACGAACCGGCCGGTGCCAGGCCAGGTGCCCGGCCTCACCGGCGTGGTGGCCCTGTCAGCCGGCATCGGCTACTCGCTGGCGCTGAAGGCCGACGGCACCGTCTGGGCCTGGGGCTCCAACAGCCAGGGACAGCTGGGCGATGGGACGAGAACCACCCGGCGGACACCCCACCCGGTGTCCGCTCTCACCGGCGTGACGGCCCTGGCCGCGGGCAACAGCTCCTCGCTGGCGCTGAAGGCCGACGGCACCGTCTGGGCCTGGGGCAACAATGGCGCCGGCCAGTTGGGAGATGGGACGACCGCCTCCCGGCTGACGCCTGGCCCGGTGCCCGGCCTCGGCGGCGTGCGCGCCCTGTCCGCCAAGAGCAGTCACGTGGTGGCCCTGAAGCTGGACGGCACGGTCTGGAGCTGGGGCTTCAACTCCTCGGGCCAGCTCGGCGATGGAACCTTCAGCTCGCGTTTGTCGCCCGGGCAGGTTCAGGGCCTCACGGAGGTCGTGGCCATTGCAACGGGGGCCGCCCACACCTTCGCGGTGTCTTCCGATGGGACACTCGAGGCCTGGGGTAACAACGACGACGGCGAGCTCGGCAACGGCACCTCGGCCTACAGGCTCTCCCCGTCCCAGGTCTGGTGA